The following coding sequences are from one Gossypium raimondii isolate GPD5lz chromosome 4, ASM2569854v1, whole genome shotgun sequence window:
- the LOC105778985 gene encoding uncharacterized protein LOC105778985: MPNYVKFMKDILSKKRRLGEFEAVALTEGCTTILMNKLPPKRKGPMSFTISCSIGNHYVGKALCDLGASIDLMLMSIYRNLGIGKTRLTMVTLQLADRSYAHLKGKIEDVLVRVDKFIFPVDFLVLEFEADQNVPIIHGRPFLATETKVEEEFNRICHNNSDNNKELLERIDEVRFKELGEFMEAKQTLERPGKKFDSLDLSSHSFRPPRPSVEEPPTLELKPLPQHLKYEYLGDNSTLPILISAKLTFEQEVNLLEVL, encoded by the exons ATGCccaattatgtgaaatttatgaaagacataTTGTCAAAGAAGCGTAGATTAGGAGAATTTGAGGCTGTTGCTCTCACTGAAGGGTGCACAACAATATTGATGAATAAATTACCTCCAAAGCGAAAGGGTCCAATGAGTTTCACTATCTCGTGTTCcattggaaatcattatgttggtAAGGCTTTATGTGACTTAGGAGCAAGTATAGATCTAATGcttatgtctatttataggaatcTAGGAATTGGGAAAACAAGACTTACTATGGTGACTTTACAATTAGCTGATCGGTCCTACGCCCATCTGAAAGGTAAAATTGAGGATGTACTTGTAAGAGtggataaatttatctttcctgttgattttcttgttctagAATTTGAAGCTGATCAAAATGTGCCAATTATCCATGGAAGACCTTTTCTTGCTACAG AAACGAAAGTGGAGGAGGAATTCAACAGAATTTGCCACAATAATTCTGATAATAACAAAGAGTTATTAGAAAGGATTGATGAAGTACGTTTCAAAGAACTCGGTGAATTCATGGAAGCCAAACAGACATTGGAGAGACCAGGGAAAAAGTTTGACTCTTTGGATTTATCAAGTCATTCATTCAGGCCTCCTAGACCTTCTGTAGAGGAACCTCCTACATTGGAGTTGAAACCTTTGCcacaacatttaaaatatgaatactTGGGAGATAACAGTACCTTACCGATTTTGATTTCTGCGAAATTGACATTCGAACAAGAAGTCAATTTGCTGGAAGTCCTGTGA